The genomic stretch GGTGACCCATGTTATTCGCGGGGAAGAGCATCTTTCCAATACTCCTCGGCAAATTCTTATCTACCAGGCCTTAGGGCTTACCCCACCAGAATTTGCTCATGTCTCCTTGATCCTCAACACTGAAGGGAAAAAAATGAGCAAACGGGATGGGGATACAGCTGTTATCGATTATCAGGGAAAAGGATATTTGCCAGAAGCGGTCGCGAACTTCATTGCTCTGATGGGATGGTCTCCTGCTGGAGAGGAAGAGTTTTTCACCCTTGAAGAAATGATTCAGGCCTTCTCTCTCGATCGGGTCTCCAAGAGCCCGGCGGTTTTTGATCTTAATAAATTAAATTATATGAACGCTCATTATATCAAAAAGGCTGATCCTGAGCGCTTGACGGATCTCGCCCTACCGTATTTGCAAGAGGTAGGAATCATCCCTCGCGAAGAAATCTCGGACACGGATCGAGCTTGGGCGACCCGCTATGTTCAAGCCATCATCAATCATCTGGATTACCTGGCTCAAGTCAAGGATTATATTCACTATGTCCGAGGTGGAGAGGCTCCTGCTCCGGAAGGTGAAGCCTTAGAAATTCTCCAAGGGGAACAAGTGACCTCTGTCTTAGACCTTTTTGTAGAGAAGTTAAAAAGCTTAGATGAAATCACGGTGGATACGGTCAAGCCCTTGTTCAAGCAGGTGACAAAAGAGTTAAAATTAGGTGGAAAGCAAGTCTTTATGCCGATTCGAATTGCTTTGACCGGGCAAATGCATGGACCAGAGCTTTACGATATCGTACCTCTCTTAGGGCTGGACAATGTAATGAGTCGTTTAGAAGGGTCGAAGAAGCTGTTGGGATAACGCACCAGGCCTTGAATAAATCATCTCAACAATTTCATCCTTTAAGGTATGTTTCGTATATTGACACCATTCTTTTGATTCTCTATACTTACAACAGGAACCTCATTGCATATAATGCAACGTTTATAATTTGGAAAACAGAGATCTGCATTTTGTGCAACGATTATATGTAGGTAGCGTGATGAAGGGAAAGAGTAAGAAGAGTCCTTTGCTCAAGAGAGGATGGAGCAGGTGGAAACCATCCCCAAGGATCTTTTGAAGTGCATCCCGGAGCGTGAGATGAATGGCTAGGCCATTCTCCGTAAGGCTGCGTTAAGGCCATGAGTGGAACGGGAAACTGTTCAATCAGAGTGGAACCGCGGAAACCTTTCGTCTCTGGACGAAGGGTTTCTTTTTTATATCTTTATATCCTATCCGATTTTTTGATTGAAGGTGATTAATAATGTTCCGCCAAGTGAAGCAAGACATCCAAGCGATAAGCGAACGTGATCCGGCAGCCAAAAGCATAGTGGAGATTATTTTTTGCTATCCTGGCCTGCATGCCTTGATAGCCCACCGGTTTGCCCATTATTTATTCAAAAAGAAAATGGTCCTGTTGCCGCGCTTAATCTCCCAAACTTCGCGTTTTTTTACGGGGATTGAGATTCATCCCGGTGCCAAAATCGGACAGGGACTCTTCATCGATCACGGCATGGGTGTGGTCATTGGTGAGACAGCAGAGATAGGGAATAATGTGACGATCTACCAAGGGGTAACCTTAGGTGGAACCGGTAAAGAAAAAGGCAAAAGACACCCCACCATTGGGAATAATGTATTTATAGGATCTGGTGCAAAAATACTAGGCTCCGTGAAAATTGGTGATAATGTTAAAATAGGTGCGGGTTCGGTGGTTACAAAACCTGTACCCGGTAACACGACGGTGGTTGGCATACCTGGCAAAGTAGTCGTTCAGCACGGGGTCCCCATGAAAGAACTGCAATTGCGCACGAAAAACATCTGTAACAAA from Desulfitobacterium dichloroeliminans LMG P-21439 encodes the following:
- the gltX gene encoding glutamate--tRNA ligase, encoding MLKVRFAPSPTGPLHIGGARSALFNYLLSRKENGVFIVRSEDTDLERSSRESEHNILEALRWLNIQWDEGIEVGGDNGPYRQTERLALYHEYTDKLMASGDAYHCYCSEEELEQERQELIAKGDTPRYLGKCRHLTDEDRQKYEAAGRKPVVRFRVPEGQQIVIRDRVRGEVIFESDGIGDYVIVKSDGIPTYNFAVVIDDMTMKVTHVIRGEEHLSNTPRQILIYQALGLTPPEFAHVSLILNTEGKKMSKRDGDTAVIDYQGKGYLPEAVANFIALMGWSPAGEEEFFTLEEMIQAFSLDRVSKSPAVFDLNKLNYMNAHYIKKADPERLTDLALPYLQEVGIIPREEISDTDRAWATRYVQAIINHLDYLAQVKDYIHYVRGGEAPAPEGEALEILQGEQVTSVLDLFVEKLKSLDEITVDTVKPLFKQVTKELKLGGKQVFMPIRIALTGQMHGPELYDIVPLLGLDNVMSRLEGSKKLLG
- the cysE gene encoding serine O-acetyltransferase — its product is MFRQVKQDIQAISERDPAAKSIVEIIFCYPGLHALIAHRFAHYLFKKKMVLLPRLISQTSRFFTGIEIHPGAKIGQGLFIDHGMGVVIGETAEIGNNVTIYQGVTLGGTGKEKGKRHPTIGNNVFIGSGAKILGSVKIGDNVKIGAGSVVTKPVPGNTTVVGIPGKVVVQHGVPMKELQLRTKNICNKEIRVEEMPDPDQETLLYLVRRVEMLEKKLAEKES